The genomic stretch ACTAGCGTGATCAACACAGACTCATTTAAGCGATGAATACTCGTTATTAACTCGGTCACACTTGAACTGACATACTTAACCAAAGGCCCCTCAAAAGCAATGTCATCACTAGCGAATAAACCGGTCACAGCTTGCAGCAGCAAAAATCCCAATAAGGCGATAACAGATAACGCCCCTAAAGGGTTATGTCCTGGAACTTCAGTAGGATTTTTTAAATAACTTAAGACAGCTTGGGGTGATTTAATAAAGTTAAAAAATCTAGCGTAATGACTTCCAGTAAAACCCCAAATAACTCTAAATAAAAGAAGGCTCAAAATAAAATAGCCAAATCTTGCATGCCACACCAAAGTACCACCATCGTCATCAGCACTAATAAAACTACCCAACACAGCTAAAACTAGCGCCCAATGAAACAAACGTGTTGGCAAATCCCATATTCTGATTTTCATATTTAACCCAATTAGATTACGATAACGCTCATGCGCCAATATATTGCAACAGCCCTCTTCGCCTCAAGCATCCTATTAACTGGCTGCCTTATGCAACCAGTTTACAGAGTATCTACCGAACCCGTCAAAACGGTTTCACATGTAGACCTTCATCGCTATCTCGGCAAATGGTATGAAATATACCGACTCCCCAATTGGTTTGAAGATGCTGACTGCATTACTGTTACAGCTGAATACAGCGCCCTTCCTGATAACCAGATTAATGTACTGAACTCCTGCCAAAAGAAAGATCAATTAAAGCAGGCCAACGGCCTTGCAAAAATCGCTGATACTCAAAGCAATGCCAAGCTAAGAGTTTCTTTCTTTAGACCATTCTATGGGGACTATTGGGTTTTGGATCTAGCTACCGATTACTCTTGGGTTCTTGTTGGAGAACCATCCGGAAAATATTTTTGGATCTTAGCGAGAGACCGTCATCTAAATCCACAACTAGAGG from Polynucleobacter sp. MWH-Spelu-300-X4 encodes the following:
- a CDS encoding lipocalin family protein codes for the protein MRQYIATALFASSILLTGCLMQPVYRVSTEPVKTVSHVDLHRYLGKWYEIYRLPNWFEDADCITVTAEYSALPDNQINVLNSCQKKDQLKQANGLAKIADTQSNAKLRVSFFRPFYGDYWVLDLATDYSWVLVGEPSGKYFWILARDRHLNPQLEEALLQKAEKLGYLRKDLVKPTNQL
- a CDS encoding cytochrome b/b6 domain-containing protein; translated protein: MKIRIWDLPTRLFHWALVLAVLGSFISADDDGGTLVWHARFGYFILSLLLFRVIWGFTGSHYARFFNFIKSPQAVLSYLKNPTEVPGHNPLGALSVIALLGFLLLQAVTGLFASDDIAFEGPLVKYVSSSVTELITSIHRLNESVLITLVALHIGAILYYRWMKKTDLVKPMVTGDKEWTEKIPVARDSFSLRLIAVVIYLAIASVLYYFLR